One part of the Candidatus Angelobacter sp. genome encodes these proteins:
- a CDS encoding dihydrodipicolinate synthase family protein, whose translation GCIPGIHEILRRQGLLEGTWCLDPKETLSPGQAEGINRVCRSYPHLNDDGFVRDHLAEWLRD comes from the coding sequence CGGTTGCATCCCGGGTATCCATGAAATCTTGCGCCGTCAGGGTTTGCTGGAAGGCACCTGGTGTCTGGATCCGAAAGAAACGTTGTCGCCTGGCCAGGCCGAAGGAATCAACCGAGTTTGCCGGAGTTATCCGCACTTGAACGACGACGGTTTTGTTCGCGATCACCTCGCCGAATGGCTGCGTGATTGA